Proteins encoded in a region of the Shewanella polaris genome:
- a CDS encoding MOSC domain-containing protein — protein sequence MIKQLVNNISGLYLGDQVQMHNGVSSSINHKHAVSQLTVQFDSVLGNDEADAKHHGGLDRVLHHFPREHYGQYRRWDLITTFGDAPSMGENISTVGLNETQVNIGDVVQIGDVTLQVTQPRSPCFKLNLQFGHPKFALAMQESRMCGWFYRVLSEGDIFLNNKILLLERKTDISVAKAMQIYFSAEFDIAQYKILLDCDGLAQSWVNSLQRRIDLQSIEDWDMRLYGKVS from the coding sequence ATGATTAAGCAATTGGTTAATAATATTTCTGGTTTGTATTTAGGTGACCAAGTGCAAATGCATAATGGAGTCAGTAGTTCTATCAATCATAAACATGCCGTTAGTCAGTTAACGGTCCAATTCGACAGTGTCCTCGGTAATGATGAGGCTGACGCTAAACATCATGGAGGCCTTGATAGAGTACTGCATCATTTCCCTAGGGAGCATTATGGTCAATATCGACGTTGGGATTTAATAACGACATTTGGTGATGCACCGTCAATGGGTGAGAATATAAGCACTGTTGGTCTTAACGAGACACAAGTGAATATCGGTGATGTGGTACAGATAGGAGATGTTACATTACAAGTCACTCAACCTCGGTCACCTTGTTTTAAGTTAAATTTACAGTTTGGTCATCCTAAGTTTGCTTTAGCTATGCAAGAAAGTCGGATGTGTGGCTGGTTTTATCGGGTTTTATCAGAAGGAGATATCTTCTTAAATAATAAAATATTATTACTCGAAAGAAAAACTGATATCAGTGTGGCTAAAGCGATGCAGATATATTTTTCAGCGGAATTTGATATAGCGCAATATAAGATTTTACTTGATTGTGATGGGTTAGCGCAAAGTTGGGTTAATTCATTACAAAGACGGATTGATCTGCAAAGTATTGAAGATTGGGACATGCGTTTATACGGTAAGGTTAGTTAA
- the ccmE gene encoding cytochrome c maturation protein CcmE, which yields MNPRRKKRLTLAVGLIGGVAAVASLLLFALNSNLNLFYTPYEITHGKNDTGVMPEVGQRLRVGGMVTIGSMKRDPESLHVEFAVHDSAGGTVFVTYDDLLPDLFREGQGIVAQGVLVESGKLEATEVLAKHDENYMPPEVAEAMGQKHEKPEYSEKQAEGYKYQ from the coding sequence GTGAATCCAAGACGTAAAAAAAGATTAACGCTGGCAGTTGGATTAATTGGAGGCGTCGCAGCAGTTGCTTCATTATTGCTGTTCGCATTAAATTCAAATTTAAATTTGTTCTATACACCGTATGAAATTACTCACGGAAAAAATGATACAGGTGTAATGCCTGAGGTGGGTCAACGGCTTAGAGTTGGTGGCATGGTAACTATTGGTTCAATGAAACGAGATCCAGAAAGTTTGCATGTTGAATTTGCGGTACATGATTCAGCGGGCGGAACTGTGTTCGTAACATATGATGACTTATTGCCTGACTTATTTAGAGAAGGCCAAGGTATTGTTGCCCAAGGGGTACTTGTAGAGTCAGGTAAGTTAGAAGCAACAGAAGTACTTGCTAAGCATGATGAAAATTATATGCCACCCGAAGTTGCTGAAGCTATGGGACAAAAGCATGAAAAGCCGGAATATTCAGAAAAACAAGCTGAAGGTTACAAGTATCAATAG
- the ccmD gene encoding heme exporter protein CcmD, which yields MQFDSFKDFLDMGGYAFYVWLSYGVTFGCLAVLITLSVRQKRKVLIEIAKKITREQRLKETRGNNRESKT from the coding sequence ATGCAATTTGATTCATTCAAAGATTTTCTTGATATGGGCGGTTATGCATTCTATGTTTGGCTATCCTATGGTGTAACGTTTGGCTGTTTGGCTGTTTTAATCACTCTTAGCGTTAGACAAAAACGTAAGGTTCTGATTGAAATTGCTAAAAAGATAACCCGCGAACAACGCTTGAAAGAAACAAGAGGTAATAACCGTGAATCCAAGACGTAA
- the ccmC gene encoding heme ABC transporter permease CcmC: MWKWLHTYADPERAYKLSGTLLPWFACLAIALIGLGTTWGLLFAPMDYQQGDSFRIIYIHVPAASMSMAAYMAMASASFVGLVWQIKSADWAAAAIAPVGAIITFIALLTGSAWGKPMWGTWWVWDARLTSELVLLFLYLGVISLYASFEDKVLAARASGILAIVGVINIPIIKYSVDWWSSLHQPSTIKITEKSTMSSDMLYPLLINMAGFGLMIGAITLIRYRTEILARNGMRPWVRDLATVEEAK; this comes from the coding sequence ATGTGGAAATGGCTTCATACATATGCAGACCCAGAACGAGCATACAAATTATCTGGCACTCTATTGCCTTGGTTTGCCTGTCTAGCAATCGCGTTAATTGGTTTAGGGACAACATGGGGGTTATTGTTTGCTCCTATGGATTATCAACAAGGAGATAGCTTTCGCATAATCTATATCCATGTTCCAGCAGCATCTATGTCAATGGCAGCTTATATGGCGATGGCATCAGCTTCATTTGTTGGTTTGGTGTGGCAAATTAAATCTGCTGATTGGGCTGCTGCGGCAATTGCTCCTGTTGGTGCCATCATCACCTTTATCGCTTTACTCACGGGCTCTGCTTGGGGAAAACCGATGTGGGGTACTTGGTGGGTATGGGACGCACGTCTAACATCTGAGCTAGTATTGTTGTTTTTATATCTGGGTGTTATTTCACTCTATGCATCATTCGAAGATAAAGTTCTTGCCGCTAGAGCTTCTGGCATTCTTGCTATTGTAGGTGTAATTAATATCCCTATTATAAAATACTCTGTTGATTGGTGGAGTAGTTTACATCAACCATCTACTATTAAAATTACTGAAAAATCTACAATGTCGAGTGATATGTTGTACCCATTATTAATTAACATGGCTGGATTTGGCCTAATGATCGGGGCGATTACCCTCATTAGATATAGAACAGAGATTCTTGCTCGAAATGGAATGCGTCCATGGGTGAGAGACTTAGCAACCGTAGAGGAGGCAAAATAA
- the ccmB gene encoding heme exporter protein CcmB, whose translation MKRGISYTNAFMTLLQRDLRIAIRHRGDIFNPLLFFILVVTLFPLGIGPEPQVLTRVAPGIIWVAALLASMLSLERLFKADYNDGSLEQMLLSPQPLALMVLAKVLAHWILTGVPLILVAPILAVLLHLDDNSYGALMSTLALGTPILSLLGAIGVALTVGLRKGGVLLSLLILPLYIPVLIFATSAIDAAGLNMAYNGQLAILAAMLIGSLILAPFAIGASLRVSTN comes from the coding sequence ATGAAACGAGGAATCAGTTACACCAACGCATTCATGACGCTTTTGCAACGTGACTTAAGAATTGCAATCCGACATCGTGGTGATATTTTTAACCCACTGTTATTTTTTATTCTGGTAGTCACTCTTTTTCCTTTAGGAATTGGACCAGAACCTCAAGTGTTAACTAGAGTAGCACCAGGGATAATTTGGGTAGCGGCGTTATTAGCTTCAATGTTGTCGTTAGAGCGATTATTCAAAGCGGATTACAATGATGGCAGCTTAGAGCAAATGCTTCTGAGCCCACAACCATTAGCATTAATGGTATTAGCAAAAGTACTTGCGCATTGGATACTCACAGGCGTTCCGTTGATTTTAGTTGCACCAATACTCGCAGTACTATTACATTTAGACGACAATAGTTACGGTGCATTAATGTCAACACTAGCATTAGGTACACCAATATTATCATTACTAGGTGCAATAGGTGTTGCACTAACCGTTGGACTCAGAAAAGGAGGAGTGTTACTAAGCTTACTCATTCTACCTTTATATATACCTGTACTGATTTTTGCCACAAGTGCAATTGATGCTGCGGGACTTAACATGGCTTATAATGGTCAGCTTGCGATACTTGCAGCGATGTTGATCGGTTCTTTAATCTTGGCACCTTTCGCAATTGGCGCCTCTTTACGTGTGAGTACAAACTAA
- the ccmA gene encoding cytochrome c biogenesis heme-transporting ATPase CcmA encodes MTISNQSQVLLSANELTCIREERILFDELSFNINAGDIVQIEGPNGAGKTSLLRIIAGLSRPYAGEVEYNGENINRCRDEFNLDLLYLGHLAGVKSELTAEENLNFNLRISGYDDFDTTEILEKVNLAGFEEALAGHLSAGQHRRTALARLQHSNCKIWILDEPFTAIDKKGVEELEQLFIQHAQSGGCVVLTTHQDMGIINDAILRKITLDYRFV; translated from the coding sequence GTGACTATATCAAACCAATCACAAGTACTATTAAGTGCCAACGAATTAACCTGTATTCGGGAAGAACGCATTTTATTTGATGAACTTAGTTTTAATATCAATGCCGGTGATATTGTCCAAATTGAAGGTCCTAATGGTGCTGGAAAAACCAGTCTATTGCGTATTATTGCTGGTTTATCACGCCCATATGCAGGTGAAGTTGAATATAATGGCGAAAACATCAATCGATGTAGAGACGAATTTAATCTAGACCTTTTGTACCTTGGACATTTAGCTGGAGTAAAAAGTGAGCTTACAGCGGAAGAAAACCTTAATTTCAATTTAAGAATTAGTGGTTATGATGATTTTGATACCACAGAGATTTTAGAGAAAGTGAATTTAGCGGGTTTTGAAGAAGCTCTTGCGGGCCACTTATCTGCGGGGCAACATCGACGAACTGCATTAGCAAGGTTACAGCATAGTAACTGTAAGATATGGATCCTCGATGAACCATTTACCGCGATTGATAAAAAAGGTGTTGAAGAACTAGAACAACTTTTTATTCAACACGCCCAATCGGGAGGGTGTGTGGTGTTAACCACTCACCAAGATATGGGCATTATTAATGATGCCATATTACGTAAAATCACTCTCGACTATCGCTTTGTATAA
- a CDS encoding c-type cytochrome: MKKLLAMTAVAALTLSANVFAQEGEAVFNKACQVCHTMGVAGAPKAHDAAAWEPRLAKGLDTLVGSVKSGLNAMPPGGMCTDCTDEDYKNAIQFMSK, translated from the coding sequence ATGAAAAAATTGTTAGCAATGACTGCAGTAGCTGCACTAACTTTGTCTGCAAATGTATTTGCTCAAGAAGGTGAAGCTGTATTTAATAAAGCGTGTCAAGTATGTCATACAATGGGTGTGGCCGGTGCGCCTAAAGCTCATGATGCTGCGGCATGGGAACCACGCCTAGCGAAAGGTTTAGATACCTTAGTAGGTTCAGTTAAGTCTGGTTTAAATGCAATGCCACCAGGTGGTATGTGTACTGACTGTACTGATGAAGATTACAAAAACGCAATTCAGTTTATGTCCAAGTAA
- the ccmI gene encoding c-type cytochrome biogenesis protein CcmI, producing the protein MTTFWIFIALVVVIGLIMIWVPHFRQTKLLQAEESGVRRQTNLELYAERLAILEKELHNEHLDQVEFDALKKELEINLLQDMQQKGDDSLDVEMKPKSALWPVFMTFCLLAISGYLYQQLGAYDELANPPQASNPHQGMDAGQIMSQQVQMMEAKVQAQPDDSQAWFSLGHAYISANQYDKAISAFDKVMELVGTQAELLGPKATALYYKANQQMSPAIQAIIDQSLALDPQDPSTLLLVGMDAFFTANYKKAIDAWQMILDSDRDDVDRTALMNAIQSANMRLGEDSSAMPNDANHKSVIANNEKTVAIEISISPDLADKVADTDTVFIFARSTQGPKVPLAATKISASSLPMTITLDDSTSMGGDVTLSSAQEVEVIAVLSKNGSVKPQSGDLKGMVKAVKVGGNAALILDTLVQ; encoded by the coding sequence ATGACCACATTTTGGATTTTTATTGCGCTTGTCGTAGTTATCGGCCTAATCATGATTTGGGTTCCGCATTTTCGCCAGACAAAGCTGTTACAAGCTGAAGAGTCTGGCGTTCGTAGACAAACTAACCTTGAACTATATGCAGAACGTTTAGCTATACTTGAAAAAGAATTACACAACGAACATTTAGATCAAGTCGAATTTGATGCATTAAAAAAAGAGCTTGAAATAAATCTGCTTCAAGACATGCAACAGAAGGGGGATGACTCTCTTGATGTCGAAATGAAGCCTAAAAGTGCTTTGTGGCCTGTTTTTATGACCTTTTGCTTGCTAGCGATATCTGGTTATTTATATCAACAACTTGGTGCTTACGACGAATTAGCTAATCCACCACAGGCAAGTAACCCGCATCAAGGTATGGACGCGGGGCAAATTATGTCGCAACAAGTACAGATGATGGAAGCCAAAGTGCAAGCGCAGCCAGACGATAGCCAAGCTTGGTTTAGTCTTGGTCATGCTTATATTTCTGCTAACCAATATGATAAAGCGATTTCTGCATTTGATAAAGTCATGGAACTCGTGGGCACTCAGGCTGAACTTCTCGGGCCTAAAGCAACAGCTTTGTATTATAAAGCTAATCAACAGATGTCACCGGCGATTCAAGCTATAATTGATCAATCTTTAGCGTTAGACCCACAAGACCCTTCTACACTACTTCTCGTAGGTATGGATGCGTTCTTTACCGCAAACTACAAGAAAGCTATTGATGCTTGGCAAATGATCTTAGACAGTGACCGTGATGATGTTGATAGAACTGCATTAATGAACGCAATTCAGTCTGCTAATATGCGCCTTGGTGAAGATTCAAGTGCAATGCCTAATGATGCCAACCACAAATCTGTTATAGCTAACAATGAAAAAACTGTAGCCATTGAAATATCTATTTCACCGGATTTAGCTGATAAAGTAGCAGATACAGATACGGTCTTTATTTTCGCTCGTTCAACTCAAGGTCCGAAAGTACCATTAGCTGCAACTAAGATTAGTGCAAGTAGTTTACCGATGACGATTACTCTAGATGACAGTACCTCAATGGGTGGCGATGTAACACTAAGTTCAGCACAAGAAGTAGAAGTCATTGCTGTATTGTCTAAGAATGGCAGCGTTAAACCACAATCAGGCGATTTAAAAGGTATGGTTAAAGCTGTCAAAGTGGGTGGAAATGCTGCACTAATACTAGATACCTTAGTACAGTAA
- a CDS encoding heme lyase CcmF/NrfE family subunit: MIPELGHFSLILGLAFALLLATVPLYGAARKDQYLVRYAWPLTYGMFFFITLSVIALGYSFAVDDFSVAYVAHHSNSELPIFFKIAAVWGGHEGSLLFWVFALSVWTASVALFSKGLEEVFTARVLSILAMIVVGFSLFMILTSSPFERLFPIPLEGRDLNPMLQDVGLIFHPPMLYLGYVGFSVCFAFAIAALMSGRLDSAWARWSRPWTLAAWIFLTGGISLGSWWAYYELGWGGWWFWDPVENASFMPWLVGTALVHSLIVTEKRGAFRNWTVLLSIFAFSLSLLGTFIVRSGVLTSVHSFAADPSRGLFILLLLGIAIGGSLTLFAFRASEMSSPARFELKSKETLLLICNVLLTVAAGTVLLGTLYPLLIDALGMSKISVGPPYFNAVFVPIVLVLFGFMGIGPIIRWKKSKPGEIKRQLLVPAIIALVVGVAAPFVAGGEFNAWVMCGVGATTWIMLATLRAAYNMVSNKDGSISLNKMGRSQLGMLFAHFGIAVSVLGATMVSNYSIEKSVRMGPGISQELAGYTFKYLETKNVVGPNYTAKQGQIEVYKDDELLTLLKPDRRQYNVRTMDMTEAGIDWGLFRDLYVTMGDPISLTEFAVRLNYKPFVRWLWFGSIFMMIGGFLAASDKRYRVKQVATVNAVKEKLATA, from the coding sequence ATGATCCCAGAACTTGGACATTTCTCGCTAATTCTCGGTTTGGCTTTTGCCCTACTGTTAGCGACCGTACCGTTATATGGTGCCGCTCGTAAAGACCAGTATCTCGTTCGTTATGCTTGGCCACTGACATATGGAATGTTTTTCTTCATCACTCTATCGGTTATCGCACTCGGATACAGCTTTGCTGTTGATGATTTCTCTGTGGCTTATGTTGCACATCATTCCAACTCCGAACTACCTATATTCTTCAAAATTGCTGCTGTGTGGGGTGGTCATGAAGGGTCATTGTTATTCTGGGTCTTCGCATTATCTGTATGGACAGCATCTGTTGCACTATTCAGTAAAGGTTTAGAAGAAGTATTTACTGCTAGGGTATTATCAATACTAGCAATGATTGTCGTCGGCTTTAGTTTATTCATGATACTTACATCAAGCCCATTTGAACGACTATTCCCTATACCTCTAGAAGGGCGAGACTTAAACCCAATGTTGCAAGATGTTGGCTTAATTTTCCATCCGCCGATGCTATATCTAGGATATGTAGGTTTTTCTGTCTGTTTCGCTTTCGCTATTGCAGCGTTAATGAGTGGCAGACTTGACTCTGCATGGGCCCGTTGGAGTCGTCCTTGGACATTAGCGGCTTGGATATTTTTAACCGGTGGTATTTCATTAGGTTCTTGGTGGGCGTATTACGAATTAGGTTGGGGCGGTTGGTGGTTCTGGGACCCAGTTGAAAATGCTTCATTTATGCCTTGGTTAGTTGGTACTGCACTCGTGCACTCGTTAATTGTGACTGAAAAACGTGGTGCATTCCGTAACTGGACTGTATTGCTATCTATTTTCGCATTCTCATTAAGTTTACTTGGTACCTTTATTGTACGTTCGGGCGTGTTAACGTCAGTGCATTCATTCGCTGCTGACCCTAGTCGTGGTTTATTCATCCTATTGTTATTGGGTATTGCTATTGGTGGATCGTTAACACTATTTGCATTCCGTGCCAGTGAAATGAGTAGTCCAGCACGATTTGAACTAAAATCGAAAGAAACCTTGCTGCTGATTTGTAACGTATTACTGACTGTTGCAGCGGGTACCGTATTACTCGGTACACTTTACCCACTACTTATTGATGCATTGGGTATGAGCAAGATTTCGGTTGGCCCTCCATATTTTAATGCCGTATTTGTGCCTATTGTATTAGTCTTATTTGGCTTTATGGGTATTGGTCCAATTATACGTTGGAAGAAATCTAAACCTGGTGAAATCAAAAGACAGTTACTTGTCCCAGCTATCATAGCGTTAGTTGTGGGTGTTGCTGCTCCTTTTGTTGCAGGCGGCGAGTTTAACGCTTGGGTAATGTGTGGTGTCGGTGCGACAACGTGGATAATGCTAGCTACTCTACGTGCAGCTTATAATATGGTGAGTAATAAAGACGGAAGCATCAGTCTTAATAAAATGGGACGCAGCCAATTAGGGATGCTCTTCGCTCACTTTGGTATTGCCGTCTCTGTTTTAGGTGCCACTATGGTGTCTAATTATTCAATCGAAAAAAGCGTACGTATGGGACCTGGTATTAGTCAGGAACTGGCTGGTTATACATTTAAGTATTTAGAAACTAAAAATGTTGTCGGTCCTAACTATACTGCGAAGCAAGGTCAGATTGAGGTTTATAAAGATGATGAATTACTCACTTTATTAAAGCCTGACCGTCGTCAATATAACGTACGTACTATGGATATGACCGAAGCTGGCATTGATTGGGGATTATTCCGAGATCTCTATGTCACTATGGGTGATCCGATTAGCTTAACTGAGTTTGCAGTACGCCTTAACTACAAACCTTTTGTTCGTTGGTTGTGGTTTGGTTCAATCTTTATGATGATTGGGGGCTTCCTCGCAGCGTCAGATAAGCGCTATCGTGTGAAGCAAGTCGCTACAGTAAATGCAGTAAAAGAAAAACTAGCGACAGCTTAA
- a CDS encoding DsbE family thiol:disulfide interchange protein, producing MKKLVLFIPLVIFLVMGVFLYQGLFLNPKVLDSALEGKPLPAFQLERLEVPSELVTEKDLPAKVSMLNFWATWCPACKYEHPYLLMLSKRNILPIYGINYRDERALAVKELRTQGDPYTMNLFDVNGRMGLDLGVYGAPETFIVDHNGIIRYRYAGPIDQTVWTQTLYPMIQQLQAEAKIDGAS from the coding sequence ATGAAGAAGTTAGTTCTGTTTATACCTTTGGTCATATTTTTGGTTATGGGTGTATTTTTATACCAGGGGTTATTTCTTAATCCTAAGGTGCTCGATTCTGCATTAGAAGGAAAGCCATTACCGGCTTTCCAACTTGAGCGTTTAGAAGTGCCTAGTGAACTTGTCACTGAGAAAGATCTTCCAGCAAAAGTGTCTATGCTGAACTTTTGGGCGACTTGGTGTCCAGCATGTAAATATGAACATCCTTATTTACTGATGTTATCTAAACGTAACATATTGCCTATTTACGGCATCAATTACCGCGACGAGCGTGCATTAGCGGTAAAAGAGTTAAGGACTCAAGGCGACCCATATACCATGAACCTCTTTGACGTAAATGGTCGAATGGGTTTAGATCTTGGAGTTTATGGTGCTCCCGAAACATTTATTGTTGATCATAACGGTATTATTCGATATCGCTATGCAGGACCAATAGATCAAACGGTTTGGACACAAACTTTGTATCCGATGATTCAGCAATTACAGGCTGAAGCTAAAATAGATGGAGCATCGTAA
- the nrfF gene encoding heme lyase NrfEFG subunit NrfF: MKIITHFLLSCASLLFAGSVMATPVDTYEFKSVENQERALALSDQLRCPQCQNQNLVDSNSPVAKDLRLEVYKMVDGGKSDDEIINFMTSRYGNFVLYKPKLDSETYILWLGPFGLLILGLFIGFIFVRKQRIQESESTTLSTEQQAELDALLNNDKTIK; this comes from the coding sequence ATGAAAATTATCACTCATTTTTTACTCAGTTGCGCGAGTCTATTATTTGCTGGGTCTGTTATGGCTACACCAGTAGATACTTACGAGTTTAAATCTGTAGAGAATCAGGAAAGAGCATTGGCACTCTCGGACCAATTACGTTGTCCACAATGTCAGAATCAAAACTTGGTCGATTCAAACTCTCCAGTTGCGAAAGATTTACGTCTTGAAGTATACAAGATGGTTGATGGCGGGAAATCTGATGATGAAATTATCAATTTTATGACCAGTCGCTATGGTAATTTTGTTTTGTATAAACCAAAGTTAGATTCTGAAACATATATTCTATGGCTTGGTCCATTCGGTTTACTTATTTTGGGTCTTTTTATTGGTTTTATCTTTGTACGGAAACAACGTATCCAAGAATCTGAATCAACAACCTTATCGACAGAGCAGCAGGCTGAGTTGGATGCACTTTTAAATAATGATAAGACAATTAAGTAA
- a CDS encoding TlpA family protein disulfide reductase produces MQAAAEQTSESTLERINVLPQPFPVALVDFTDLVGESVNFEQYKGKVVVVNLWATWCPPCVRELPALHRLNQTLNAEQFALVPISIDAEAAKIVQPFLADLGLSAFNSYFDPHQQLRDVFPLDTIPATFILNEQGELVAYVRSYVDWDDENAITFLSQFSTKHKKHNK; encoded by the coding sequence ATGCAGGCTGCCGCAGAGCAAACCTCTGAATCAACCCTTGAGCGGATTAATGTACTACCACAGCCATTTCCAGTTGCTTTAGTCGATTTTACTGACCTAGTAGGTGAGTCTGTCAATTTTGAGCAATATAAAGGAAAAGTGGTAGTTGTTAATCTTTGGGCTACTTGGTGTCCTCCATGTGTTAGAGAGCTCCCAGCATTACATCGCTTAAATCAAACGCTCAATGCTGAACAATTTGCATTAGTGCCGATTTCAATTGATGCTGAAGCGGCAAAGATTGTACAGCCATTTTTAGCTGACTTAGGTTTATCGGCTTTTAATTCTTACTTTGATCCACACCAACAACTACGTGATGTATTTCCACTCGACACAATACCTGCAACATTTATCTTAAATGAGCAAGGTGAGCTGGTGGCCTATGTTCGTTCATACGTTGATTGGGATGATGAAAATGCCATAACGTTTTTGTCTCAATTCAGCACAAAGCATAAAAAGCACAATAAATAA
- a CDS encoding GGDEF domain-containing protein — protein MLWLIHFSFPNWLPLSVLLNMIAFFFLATVLIDSYFLAYRDELTGLPSRRALFNLSLSLGRKYSVAMVDIDHFKKFNDTYGHDVGDQVLKLVAAKLAQVTGGGKAFRYGGEEFTIVFPSKEIQRVLSDLDQVRVNIEKYNIVLREEKRKGKQDKNATKKRNKKISEKQPTVNVTVSIGCAQHQVDQNFEQCMKEADKALYKAKDSGRNQVCT, from the coding sequence TTGTTATGGCTAATTCATTTTAGCTTTCCCAATTGGCTACCGTTATCAGTGCTACTTAATATGATCGCCTTTTTCTTCTTGGCTACTGTTTTAATCGATTCATACTTTCTCGCTTACCGAGATGAACTGACAGGATTACCCTCTAGGCGAGCCTTATTCAATTTAAGCCTATCATTAGGGCGGAAATACTCTGTAGCTATGGTCGACATTGATCATTTTAAAAAATTCAACGATACCTATGGCCATGACGTTGGCGATCAAGTTCTTAAATTAGTCGCTGCTAAATTGGCTCAAGTCACTGGCGGTGGTAAAGCCTTTCGTTATGGCGGTGAAGAGTTCACCATTGTATTCCCTAGCAAAGAGATTCAACGAGTATTATCTGATTTAGACCAAGTTAGAGTTAACATAGAAAAGTACAACATAGTACTCAGAGAAGAAAAACGGAAAGGGAAGCAAGATAAAAACGCCACTAAGAAACGTAATAAAAAAATATCTGAGAAACAACCAACAGTTAACGTCACAGTCTCAATTGGTTGTGCTCAACATCAAGTAGACCAAAACTTTGAGCAATGTATGAAAGAAGCGGATAAAGCTCTTTACAAAGCAAAAGATAGTGGAAGAAATCAAGTATGCACATAA